ACCCAATGACCCCTCAGGTGCGCTACCACCTGGTCCTTCTGCTGCCACGTGGACAGCGTGTAATCTCTAATGGCCACACACCTGTTATTCTCAACCTACACCAAAGCTGAATCTTTGAAGAAAACCTATTCTTCGTGGATCTTCCAGAAGGTGGCCCATGATTGTAATCATTTTACAACTCACTCTTCTGTCATCTACTACCCACCAAAATTactctcattatttattactattataatCATGTATGCAtgtatcattttcttccttcttttcttaacCAGTAGTATAATCATGGATAGAATCACCTAAAGGTTGAATTTCattgacacaaaataaatttcaaatgataaaGGAGTTTTAACTCTAATTTCAAAAGCTTTAAGATATTGCCATTTGAAGGCGCAAGTGCCTCAACTAGCTCAAATCCAACCAAGAAAAAAGGGGACATCATTCTCCCATTATTGGCATTTTGAAAAGTAAcgtattctaatttttatttatgtgataaatatctttcaaattttgtattttatttacaattagGTGACTTTTAAtggttttttaatattgttaaatattttccaaAGCAAGATCTAAGGTGTACAAATATGTCCAAGTTCACGAAAAACTAAGATGATGACACATGGAACAACGTATCTCAAAGTGAAAAAGTTTAGACCCTTCAAGTGTGTTTAGGGCATTAAGTTGGTATTGTTGTATCTCATGTGTATTATagttgaattataataatttgtgtttgagatgtagattattttaatttgagttatAATATGTCATGTTGTTCACGTGagatttccaaaaaaattcattCGTGGAAGTTTTATATTGAGTACAATATATGgtacaataaatataatttctaatatttaacCATGTGATGTTTTCTcttaaatgtaatttaaagGTTAAAACTTCTAACTCTTCAGTCTTCAAGAGATAGTGAATTCTTGATCAGTTTGAGCTTTAAGCTTTTGAAATTCAAGGAAAGTGTTTAGCTTTccaagttttcaatttttcagaAGGTGATAATCTTATGATCGATAGAACTTTAACGTCTTGCGAGCTTTAGAGGTGAGTTTCAACTCTttgttatcaatttttcttcccttcttcTCCATAAAATGATGGGGTAaggtctctatttataaatatttccatAGGCATTACATAGGCTTGAgcccaatttttcttttgatccAAAATTAGggataattgcaaatttagcaattagattcaaaataattaagtatatagcaacatttaaaaatttgcaaatatagcaaaatttgttaaattctatcaataatagaaatctatcactgatagatcatgttgtaaatattggtctattaCCGATAACCATACAAATCTATCAtcgatacaagtctatcaataattttgctatatttgcaaattttttaaaatgttgctatatccttaattattattcctaaaaatAGCCATGAATTACAATTACCCCCAAACTTATGTCATGGGCTTGAACTGGGCAGTTTAAGCAATTTTAATTGCTTGATCCAAtccatttataattttcatgatGGGCTTGAGCTAAATTTTATTGTGATGATGTGGttgaacttaatttaatttctaaaactcatagtttgtaatttaaagttatattCTATTcgataaaattgttattgaaaaattattaatgaaattgactattataatcttgaatccaataaactaaggttcCGAAACTATATgagtaaatttgaaatttatgtagagacataaacatggatcaagttcgagtatatagcctaagCGGTCTATAGTATACGAATAAAGTTGGACACCTTATTCTCGAAAAACTATGGGTATGACctgctttgtagttagtacaaacgatgtgatcctaaattgTTCATGTGGAGACATAAAAATaggggcatcctatgtaaaaagtttacataagactggaACCATGGAATAGTCtcttttacattataacactgactatttcgtttattgataattaacCTAGggtaacttaattttaatcataagctaactatgaacttctatTTACAcaagattatccttagatttGCATAGATGGGGGCAGCGCTCATCAGCGTTGGTCCAATAGACCTCCCATTTAAGGGATAAGACCTAGTGGATAGTTAGGGACATAAGGTGCAAGATAAAATTCACTTTTTCCTATCATAGTGTTAGTAGACAAGTTGTTCTACTAAggactgaatccaagtctcaAACAAGAGGTCTCATCCTCTCATTAGCCAGAGAGAAATTTGGTTTATATGTTtgaccttaaaccaattgttcaataatgAATCAATGAGAATTAAGGaacaagatgtaatcttgggtAAAGTGATAATTTTGACCCAACCAAGATTACAAACAACATGTGATGGATTAACTTACTAATTATGGTTATAccaaatggacacaaatatatttacaatgaGAGGAGTGCAACTATGAGACTTAATGGCTCCTtagttaacaaatattgattagcTCGGTCAATAatagtttagctagttaatcttggaTCATTGAGGTCCATGATCTTTAGGTTCATTAGGTTCTTCTGCTAACTCGTATGAAATAAACTTATAACAATGATTTGAATCATTCAGATTTGTGAGGAGAGAGAAACTGACAAGTATATGTGATATAGTCGTCAATTATCAATTTAGagatagagctttatgtttaaatgtgatttaggattaaatgaaaaaaaaattctcaattaTGTTAGGAGTTGAAGAGTGCAAGAGAGAGAGTTAGATAACTCTAATTCTTAATTATGTTAAACTATGGTCCAAACACATGCTGAGTTATAACAAGCCATTCCACCTCACTCTAATATTAACCCACTCAAAGGGCCCCTAAATGTGATGACGAAGATTTATATGGTTGTAGAATTTGGTGGTTATGtacttcattttttcctttttgttatGGACGAGAGGATGAGCATTTAAATAGGTTTGGACATTAGAAAAATACCcacataaaaacaaataggTGAAAtgatatatgaaataataataggTTGGATAGGTgaaatcaaatatgaaaatgggAAAGTATAATAGGAAAGTTGGATGGTTGGGTGTGATGTGGAAAcaaaagagtttgaaaatggtcgaacttaattttattatgaacGAGAGGTGACCACACCACTCTCTATGGAActgtaaataatataatacacACCAGAATTTGATGAGGGAATTGGGAATTGGGAATTGGTAGAACTTAGGGTTTGTTTATTGGGAATAATAGGATAGGAGCTGTCCTTTCTTCCCTTTAATTCCattcatataattttcaaaaagggTAGTGTAGTAATTTTCACTTCACTTCCACGGACCCAAATTTCTAACTTCTAATTTCTAAACacagagaggagaggagaggagaggaaaggaaaggaaaggaaaggaaaggagaggagaggagagatTACTAGAAATTCACAGAACCAACTCCCACCCCCCGctgtgttttcttcttctccaatccACAATCTAATCTAAGGTAATCTCACTCACACCCTTCACCTTTCTCCTTCTAAATTAGGTTTATGCATTTTCCTCTTTtacatctctttctctctttcaattcctttgtttcttctttctatttctCCCTACTTcaccttcaattttttcattcattctttccttttttgcttcttttctttttattgaattttgtatttttaagcTAACTTCATTTGATTGTCTACAGAAAAAGCTTGCCGTCTCTCGCATCCTTTTACTACCTCAACAATTCCCCTAATCTGCTTTACCATTGCTTCTTGTTTACTGGAATTTGTGTTCAAAGGCCATGGCTGTACCCACTATAGCTTTCTATACCAGCCCACCCAGTACTATTTGTTCCTCGCCCCACCCTTGCCAGATCAACACTCATGCTTCATGTGATTTAGAATTTACTTCTCGGTCCTCCTCCTTGGCCTCTTCCACCGCCGCTTCATCCCAAAAACCCATGGTCGGTGGCTTGTCCAGTCTCTTCTCCTCAACTGCGCCCAGGCTCTCCTCCTCGTCCGCGAGCATTTCCAGTGGTGGAGATGAATTGGGTTCTTTTAGGCATGATAAAGGGGATGAGCTTAAAGAATTAAGTTCCTCATTCCGTTATTCCCCAAATAAATTCATTGGCTCGTTTTTCAATCGGGATCAGAGCCCGGTATCTGTGTTCCAGGGTCCGGTTTCCTGTGGTAGTTGTGGCTTTGGGTCGGCGGCGAGAACCCCTCCACTGTGGACTGTAAGGGAGAGGAGCGGGGATGGTAGTTTTCATGGACGAGGAGGTACCAACAGGTTGTTTAGTGGGTTTGTGAGGAATGCATTGGGGTCGTGTGTGGATTATGATTCCCCGAGATTGGAGGTGTCTAGTGATGGATTAGATGTGGGCTCTTCTGCTTTGTTTGGAGATGAACTGACTTTCAATATGGAGGACAACATTACGGAAGGTAACTCTGAGTCATATGCGAAGGATTTGCTTCTAAGTGCACAATCGAAGCACAAAATCTTTTGTGATGAGTTTGTGGTTAAGGCCTTTTTTGAGGCCGAGAAAGCACATAGGGGACAGGTAATGTTATCTATTGATATTAACAGTGTTGCGATTTGCGTTCAGTACTAACAATATTCATTaagaaatttcctttttttggcGTTTCTTGTTCTTCTGTAGTTGCGTGCAAGTGGTGATCCTTACTTGGAACATTGTGTGGAAACAGCAGTGATGCTTGCGCTTGTTGGTGCGAATTCTACAGTAGTTGCTGCAGGGCTTTTGCACGACACAATTGATGATTCTTTTGTGACTCATGACTACATATTGGGAACTTTTGGAGCTGAGGTTGCTGATTTGGTCGAAGGGGTAAGATGCTGCACCATCCACACTTTCTTTGTCATCAAATAGATGGCTTAGGCATAGAATCATAATGGAAAAACttattatgttttcttttgaagaagaaaattgcaCCGGTCTTAAATTTGGGGTAAATTTAACGTGCACACTAGAGgtttttggataagaaaacTCTTCtgcatatttcatttttctatacatTCTTACTATATTTTTCACTGATTGGTGAAAGAGAGACATTATTTCTCATCAGTGAATGTGTATTTAGAATAATCCAATTAGTTACAACCCCTCTAAACAGAAATCACTGAAGATAACCAACAACTTCACAACTCATATCAGATAACACTCATCTCTTTCTGGAATTAGAGATCTGAATGGTTCCACTTCCACCCGCTCccgaaaaggaaagaaagcgaaaaagaaaagaaaagaaaggaaaagaaaatattatcgGATGAGGAATGAGATCCTAATCTAgcacttttttgttttttatttttacctttgTTTTAGGTGTCGAAGCTAAGTCATTTAAGCAAGCTTGCTCGAGAACATGATACAGCCGAGAGAACAGTTGAGGCAGACCGCTTGCACACCATGTTCCTTGCTATGGCTGATGCAAGGGCTGTTCTCGTAAAGTTAGCAGACCGTCTACACAATATGATGACTTTAGATGCATTACCACCAATCAAGCAGCAGAGGTTTGCAAAGGAGACTATGGAGATTTTTGTTCCTTTGGCTAATCGTCTTGGAATCTACACTTGGAAGGAACAACTAGAAAACATGTGTTTTAAGCATCTTAACTTGGAACAGCACGAAGATTTGTCCTCCAAGCTGTTGGGTTTATATGATGAAGCAATTATATTCTCTGCAACTCAAAAATTAGAGCGAGCTCTTAAAGATAAAGGAATCTCTTACCATGTCGTTACTGGGCGGCACAAAAGTGTCTACAGCATTCACCGCAAAATGTTGAAGTATGCCTTCAGCCATTcatctctctcattttctcttcatctCTGCAgactattattttcttcagCTTGTGTTCAGGATATTGTTTTTcagttcaattttaatttgttttgtaggAAGAATTTGACTGTGAATGAAATCCACGATATTCATGGGTTGAGACTCATTGTTGAGAATGAAGAGGACTGCTATGAAGCATTGAGAATCGTTCATCAGTTATGGCCCAATGTACCGGGAAAGCTCAAGGACTACATTAGTAAACCGAAGTTGAACGGGTATTCATCTAAAAGCAGTGTTAAGGGCTTCATACATACTCtacatttctttctcttatagTAGTTGCTGGAATTCAGGTATCAATCTATACACACAGTAGTAAGGGGTGAAGGTGATGTCCCACTTGAAGTTCAGATTCGAACCAAGGAGATGCACTTGCAAGCCGAGTTTGGGTTTGCAGCTCATTGGAGATACAAGGAAGGTGATTCTAAGCACTCTTCGTTTGTGCTTCAGATGGTTGAATGGGCTAGATGGGTTCTCACCTGGCATTGTGAAACCATGAACAAAGATCGACCTTCTATTGGTTCTGTCAGACCACCCTGCAAGTTCCCTTTTCACTCATCTGATTGCTCCTACTCTTACAAACCTCGCTACTTTCAGGATGGACCCCTGTTTGTCATAATGATTGAAAACGAAAAGGtctacaattattattttatttatagttgTTTCTGTTAAGTTTGTTATCTGTCTTTGGTGCAAAAGTACAACTTTTAACGATTGGAAACCGCTTTGTTTTGGTTATCACCAGATGTCGGTCCAGGAATTCCCAGCTGACGCGACGATGATGGATCTTTTAGAAAGGGCAGGAAGAGGAAGCACAAGATGGGCTCATTATAGGTTCCCGATGAAGGAAGAGTTGAGACcaagactgaaccatgaacCTGTGAGTGACCCGAAGTGCAAACTGAAGATGGGTGATGTGGTGGAATTGACCCCACCAATACCCGACAAGTTGTTGGTTGAATACCGGGAAGAAATCCAGCGAATGTACGAGGGAGGCTTTACTGTAGCAACTCCACAGCCTGCTGGTTGGAAGAGCTGACAAGCTTCATTGCTCCTATGCTATGATTACACATGCTCAAATTGTGGATCAGATTCTCTTGtagataattataaatatttgtacatATCTGGTATGCATTCAATGTAACTGGGTTTCAACTGCTGTGATATATGCTTTAGATTACTACTTGATGTACTGATTATTAGCATTTGCtatgtttatataattttagtttggcTTTTAAAGATTTCAAGGCTAAAGCTGCActctttcaaagaaaattcattaGTTTCAAATGAAGAGTAAATTTCATGCTTATCATATATTCAAGCCGAGATCAATGCATTTTAGATTTCTAATCCATATCAGGTGGCAACAATACAAGTTTATaagtcaaacaaaattaaaaattcaagtgGGTTTTGGTTCTCATCTCCAGAGGAATTCTTGAACAGAACTTTGCCAAGAAAGCCCAAGAATTAACATCATTAAGATCCCTGCAAGTCCCCAAGAGGAGCTCCCAATTTTAAGAACCCATGAAGGATGATCTGAAGGGAGAATTGCAGAATCTCTGGATGTGGATGAGCAAGATGATGATGTCTTAATGGCAACTATAAGCCCCAAAAGAACTAGTGGAACAACAAATCCAGAGCTCCAACTGGTTTCATAGGATCTTAATGGTGAAAGCACCACTGCAGAAGCAAGAGCCAAAAAAATGGCCAGTGGTCTCTGAGACGAGTTCTGGTTCGCATAAGCGCTGTAGTTACTATCCATGATTTTGGGtcttctcaaaagaaaaaaacaaaaggagtTGCTGCTTGATGTTAGCAAAAACTAGATGGGGAAACAGGAGATTTTTATAGGGAGGAAAATGGTGGGCATGGTTGAAGGAATCTATGTGGAAAGGCTGTTATCAGATGATGGGCGTAGCCGTCCAAAAAGCCAAAAAAGTAGAAACATAAAAAGGagctattttatttatgatcaACAATTGTGAAAAGTGTTGCTTTGGCTTGGAAGTAAGGTATCTTTCATATTCATGGCAATACTTTGCATATAGTTTTCACACTGACTATATACCTCCAAAATCCAAGCTTTAACAATaatcttcaaaaaataaataaaaggtttaCTGATGTGTAGATCTTGGCAGGTCAGTACATATTCTTGTGTGTGCATTTGAGCTGATCATACATTCCAGAGAACTCACAATGATATGGTGTAAAGATGTGGTGTAAAGTTATGTACATTTCGATGCTCCTAATGTATCACTTGATTATTTTGTATGGCTAAACACACAAGATTGTCTGCCTTGTGAGATGGTGATGGTGTACGTATGCTATCGATTAAAGTCCATGGTCTCAGATGCACATTAGCAATATTAGAGTGGGATGTTTAGATTGCATTAAAGTCAATGTGTCAAATCATCTAATGCAACGATCTAGGATTACTTTGGTCTGAACTCGTGGGATTTGGTGTGAGCAGAGGCAACATTATTCAACATCATGTTTATgataatcataaaaaagaacaaaagagactacaagacaaaaacaaaagaaaacttctccatttttcaatATGACATGAACTCAGAAAGAAGCTCTGTTTCGATTTCCCAATTCTCATCTCTCACAAAAATCACAATTCTCTCTAAACCTCAGCTTCAAtgtcttctccttctttctcttccattttccatgATTCTTTCTCTCAATCCTTCGACATCTTATCTTCTCCCTCTCCATTTCAATACTCAAAACAGGGTTTAACCTCAGTTTCATACTCTGCAACTTGTCACCAAGCAGCATTTGGATTGACACAGACACAATAATGCAATTCCAGacatcaaaacaaacaaacccaaaaaaaGCCCTGTGCTATTCTAGTCCATTGCTTCGGTGGGAACTCCAAATCCAAATGGCAATTCTTTT
The Cucumis sativus cultivar 9930 unplaced genomic scaffold, Cucumber_9930_V3 scaffold114, whole genome shotgun sequence DNA segment above includes these coding regions:
- the LOC116405522 gene encoding probable GTP diphosphokinase RSH2, chloroplastic; amino-acid sequence: MAVPTIAFYTSPPSTICSSPHPCQINTHASCDLEFTSRSSSLASSTAASSQKPMVGGLSSLFSSTAPRLSSSSASISSGGDELGSFRHDKGDELKELSSSFRYSPNKFIGSFFNRDQSPVSVFQGPVSCGSCGFGSAARTPPLWTVRERSGDGSFHGRGGTNRLFSGFVRNALGSCVDYDSPRLEVSSDGLDVGSSALFGDELTFNMEDNITEGNSESYAKDLLLSAQSKHKIFCDEFVVKAFFEAEKAHRGQLRASGDPYLEHCVETAVMLALVGANSTVVAAGLLHDTIDDSFVTHDYILGTFGAEVADLVEGVSKLSHLSKLAREHDTAERTVEADRLHTMFLAMADARAVLVKLADRLHNMMTLDALPPIKQQRFAKETMEIFVPLANRLGIYTWKEQLENMCFKHLNLEQHEDLSSKLLGLYDEAIIFSATQKLERALKDKGISYHVVTGRHKSVYSIHRKMLKKNLTVNEIHDIHGLRLIVENEEDCYEALRIVHQLWPNVPGKLKDYISKPKLNGYQSIHTVVRGEGDVPLEVQIRTKEMHLQAEFGFAAHWRYKEGDSKHSSFVLQMVEWARWVLTWHCETMNKDRPSIGSVRPPCKFPFHSSDCSYSYKPRYFQDGPLFVIMIENEKMSVQEFPADATMMDLLERAGRGSTRWAHYRFPMKEELRPRLNHEPVSDPKCKLKMGDVVELTPPIPDKLLVEYREEIQRMYEGGFTVATPQPAGWKS